A window of Pseudochaenichthys georgianus chromosome 19, fPseGeo1.2, whole genome shotgun sequence genomic DNA:
TGTAGGTTACACAATCCTGCACATATATCGCAGCAAAATATACAAAGGCACATGAAAGGGAAACACACCCCACAGCCTCTCAAATTGGCGTGATGgtatacacacacaaaaaactgACTGAGTGACTGTGCTTTTAGTACAGGATTAGAGCTGACTGATGCTCAGGCAGATTACTCGGCATTCTCTGGTCACATGACCCGAGACCTGCGTGCCTGAACGCAGCAGTGGAGCAGGTCATCCAGCATGGTGCTCTTCAGAGTAATCAGTGCTTTTAAGCCAAACAAAATAGCAACATAATCAAGAaactgcttttatttatttattctgttCTCTTTGAAACATTTCTGTTCCCTAGTGAACAGTTTTGAAGTCTAATTGTGTTATATGATGCTATCAATGGTATTGTTCCTAAAATTACAAAGCACTTTAGTAGTAAGTAGCATTAAGGAGGATTAACATATCGAATACAATTTGAATGCCAATACTTTGAAATGTTTTACAATCTGTACATTTTTAGAAGAAAGAAGACATTTTTCCAACTGATGTATTGATACTTTTATTAAAgtgaagtaactaaatactTTTTACATTACTGCTTTAAAATATTGAgttgtaaataaatacattaaaaaccaCTATAAATATTATAATAGCACACATATAACACCTCAAGCCTAGGTAGTGTAACCTACATAAACACCATTAAAACACCAGTTCCTGCATGACTTACATAACATACATtacaatgtaaaacatatatattatataatgtgacgttCCATTAGTCCTACTCTCAGTCACCGCATATAGCTTCTAAAATAATCAACCATATGTTTCTGAAGTTACACTATAAGAAAGGGCCCCAGTAATCTCCAGATTGGGAACCATAAATCCTTCAGTGACTATGACCTTGTGGGGAGTAACATTCAAGATGTGGAAAAAAAAGAAGCTATTTTTGGAGGATTCTCAATCAAATAAACAATTCTGGGCGACTGAAGAATGAGGTGGTTCACTCACAGGAAGCCTTTGTGGAGGAAAGTGGGATGCACTATGCTGGTGTGAGGGCGCCCTCTCCTGGTTATCACTTGAATTGATTGTTATTCTGTTTACAATATGGTCAAACTAgcttagaaatatataaaatatgggGAAAAATTATATGCAGTATGATTTAGGTGATGCTTTGTATAACCAAGAAAGGAGTCGTTTGAGCATTTGTGtgttcaggggcctcatttataacgccgtgcgtaggattcacgtgggaaggttgcttacgtagtagaaatccaaaaaataggtacagaaatgttccaacattttccgattcaccaaacattgcgtaccggcgaggaaagtgcgtacagcacttcctacgccggtttccctttataaatcacaatcgactcgaaatgcggtgaaGCTTTCaccttcacgtaacgcccatatttgcctataaatagtcaaagaaacgcccattcattcattcattctgactgactttatgaagaagatcgcaggaaatgacgacagaacagctaaaaaagacatctcacaccgtgtcagattttggttattttggggaggtcgagataaatcatattattTGGTGGATaccgtttgaaccagagtagcagcatggaggtcggatcgtcaccaaaataaataaataaataagtggtccgaaaaaggttaaggacaaaaaaaatacacatagccttcctcaggcagtgtgtttgtaccggggacaggagacacccccttgatgagactgtaagaaatgatcggggaatccctccggagtggagtcatgacgactggatctgaattatgtgtttgtatttggtggtttgtgtcccagctgtcgatcagctgtgcgcagcgtctccactgcagcctgtgcatctcaacccccccccctccccgcagcaactctagttaaaggaaatacaaccaatgtgttgtgttatatttgctgtgcaatttaccacatatggtgttcttagtttccatacctcctgtgttttacgagcgacttatcaagtcttggcaaacggcataaaacatgattaaacatgatagtatataaaaccatgctcgtatctacaacctatagaaatgcaaaacggcgtgagtttagacgtaattctgtcctcctgcttaccgcatcatttatgggaaaacatttcataacattaacacaacacattcgaggtggttttaaataacatatccgtatttatttatttctccaagttatgtttttgtgtgcactgaggagtctcaaacaggcgtttgtttaatcattttaagattggctttaatcaatgtttgaaaatgaattcttcatatatgataaatgagaggtaacattttatttatggtattatttccacatatttatctccattcttccttctgccaacgcggTGTCACAGTTTCTCGTCTTTctcgtttttgtgcttagtgcgtacgcatgggttagagtttgcagggaggaccgcacattttccagtcaagttagtattttataaatcgcaaacattgcgtagaaactggcgtacgccattttttgagcgtatatccctttataaatgaggccccaggacaTCACCCACCTGTATTTGCCAGTTCTGACTTGTAGGCCTTTCATTCCACAGTTTTGTGCTCCACCCACATCGTTCACCAGATCATCCCCGATCATCAGTGCCTGCAAGAGAGGAGGGAGAGTACTGtaagaaaacaaaaacaaaaattaGCTGCTTTTATGCGGATGCTGTTTTGCTAAAGGAGTTTAGAATTATTTAAATAAGAGTCGGTAATAAGGTAATCTGTACTTGTCAGATGTAGTTCAGCATGTGCTTCAATCTCTTTGTGTTTCTGTAAATAAACCTCTCAGTAATCCTATCCACGACTTGTTGCTTGTTGTCACACAAGCGTGAGTTCGCACTATTAGTAAAAAGATCATTCTGAAATAAATTGTGAAAGTTaacaagaaaagaaaagatTGAAATGTGAGAGGAATAGAACTTCTCGAAAGGTTTGGTCCTTTCTTCTGTAATGAGATACGGTTCAGTTTATAAAAATGTTTAAGGTGGGTGCTCAACAAACAAGGAATTTGTATTTTCGGAAAGAACATGCTCCACCATCTCTGCATGAAAGCCAGTGTGAACAACAGAAGGCTTTGAACAGAGCAGCAGATGTAGCAGTGAAAGACAAGAAacccagagaaaagggtgaggcTTAAACTGAGATTAGCAAAGAGTGCTACTGTAACTGCCAGGGCCAAACATAGATATGTTTAGAGAGACTGCAGCACATACTTTATACTTGTGATACTGATAAGTGCCACACAGTGCCAGACACAAAAACACATGTTCAGACACCTGCTGAGGAAAAAGTGAGTGCTCAACCAAACAGGCAGTGTCTTGGCTTTGTTCTGTAATTCCAGTATGAGTACCAGTGTTCAAGCTGGTGGTGGCTAAATAAATAATGCTAACTATCAGATTGaggttttaaaaaatgtgttcaATCCCATTTTTGTTACGTACCTCATGCGGTTGAAGCCCCATGTCATTGAGAACACTCTGGAAAAATGTTGGTGAAGGCTTTCCAACTACTTCCGCCTTTAAATCACATGCATACTAAAAGGAACAAAAAGTTAACAACAACAAGTCATTGTTTACACGTGCCAAACTGCTCTTcttaatgaatacattaaaacaaatgatGCACCTACTGTACCTCCAGAGCCTTCATATACGCCCCGACATCTAGTGCTAAACCATCTCCCTCCTTGTAGTACCTCCTAGGAAGAGCGTAACATCAAAAGtatttttgacattttttatttcatgttgaaATATAGGTAATATAGCAATGACTATTTTATATTATCTTACCCTCCGCCCAAGGAGAACAGCACTGGCTTCTCCAGGCCTATAAGGACCCTGAATGCCTCGTTCAAGTTCTGGTAGGTAAACTTTTCAGCTGCGTCTCCAATCACCACGCAGTTTGGGTTGGTCTTATCAACACTGTCAAACTCTGGGAGAAGTCCTGAAGAGGAGTAAACATAAATACTTTTTAGGGTTGGGTCATTCAAAGGGGATGAGGATATGTCTGCTGAAATTGTAAATTTGATATAGGCAACACACCTAATGGGAAGACCAAAACCAAGAAGTATTATCTGAATAGCCAAAATATTATTATTCTGTGCCATAGACTTCCATTGTTGTGGAAGAACTTTGCACATTAATAAGTCACAACAATGCATGTTGTTTAATATAAGTGAAGATAAAAACATCTATTTTATTGAGTTTATTATTAACTATTAATTTATGTCCATGTTGGGAAGGATTGAACAGGGGGTTACAAAATGCAACAAGTCTTGAACAATTTAAAGCATTACCATCATATACCAGCAGGTGAGGCCGAAAGCCCCTCTCTTTGAGGACAGCTACGGCTGCAGGAGCAGGAGAGAAGACTTCAGACACAGAGATGTCAAAGCCCAGCCTTTTGAGCTTGTCCACAAACGCCTCTCTGTTGAGCTGGGTCTCATTGGTGCAGAAGCGCAGCTCCAGGTCCGATGCCTTGAGCCTTTAAAGAAAGTCAAAAGGTCGTAATGATGATGATGGAGCACACGCAGTCTGAGCCAACAAAGTAACACTGAAAGGGAGACACctctgtttgtttaaatatgcatCCAGAGTTTTCTAATGCATGCACACAAAGCCACATTATTGCAAGGAAGTGTCAGCATCAATACGTTAGTAGCAAGCAGCGAGTACGCACTTTGCTCTTTGGGTATTCTCAAGATGCAAGAAGCTAACATCTCTAACAACTCACTACCTGGTCACTTACTTGTTCACTGCTTCAATTGATCCAGTAATGGCAACCCCCCCGCCTTCCCCACTGTCATACAACAcaccacacatgtccaaaatGACACCTTTCAAACTCTTCCCACATCCTGGCCAGTCCGTGTCAGCCATTGCAGAATGACAGTCTTAAAGGCGCATGCGCGAGAAGCGAGGCAGGCTGACATGAActaataggcttgtttgagacaagcaagacctgcgcagttgcgaccaacgtcttgctagtgcgttgcatgatggttagtcaatagaggcttctcaatactcaaatttcccctcctcaactcctcgactcctcggtcctccggtagtgacccggaaatgaatttcagcgtgccattttgaaggacgtctcatttctctaaatgcacaccgaggaccgaggatcgagcgtcgaggaggctctctggaggagctataaccgaggatacactgatggttcctccacgggtcctccgcggatgcatttccgggaacggtggcggcgtgacgcacggccggacttatctcagccaatgacagctctgcatgcatcccctggatattattttagaaactgctctcatcgcaacgcgatgtttacagagagaacagctgtgaggtccgtgcagaaagcagagcagtgtgtaaaatatatatcactcagtataacaggcctactctctttatttgctttagtttagtagatatctacaaagagtccatatttttctaagaacatttagtgcttcacaataaaatacacaacggctgttgcctgattatgctttaggagctgtaggtgttttcatttcatttcaaacctttatttaaccagattggtcccattgagatcatagatctctttttcaagggagacctgcagcatataggtcccacatgaaacatgaaacaataaggacattatacattatatttacaggatacatagttatagacatttacaagtgcccattgtatcagcaagcatttcatttaccctagctttaaaaacatgcagaggaatgagatgctcagtttcaattcttgctgaagattgttccaagcatgtgtgtggtaggcctatagtgtcggtgcgtgtggtacagtgtgtaggtgcgtgtggtacagtgtgtaggtgtgtgttgtactgtgtgtaggtgcggcggacagacgggtctcagttggtttgatgtccttacttttagtacttgcaaatacaacttttggcccgtaatttcaattccccatttcagcgaccagagagagggggggggggggggggatatatccagtctctgattgtgttacgttattatgagagtgctctcatactttaaattgcttatatttatataaatatatgtgtgtctgtgtgtccgcatctgtagcctggtattgcctcattataccgcactctcaatgaactcaaagtaaatatgtgggggaacaatgttcagctgatctaacagagattataaaatatgacgaaacactcgacagctgatgcagctgttgtcacgtaataatgaacggacgtcgctttaatatgaccgctcagaggagaggagttctcatttctttaaacgtctgctgcttcccctcctctctcctcggttcccctcctcggtcctccgctcgcatctcctgtgggcgggtctaagtatcgaggaggggagtcgaggaggggagtcgaggaggggaaatttgagtattgagaagcctctaatttgtccgacttgctctggaggctcgcccacatgagactttgaaatctcgcgggacaaagacgcccgcagccttgagagcgaggcgaggcgagttggcgcagttgctctccacgagctgcggaagcgaaatgcttgatgggaaacggctcgctggtatctcgagctgagcgctcattggtggtttttaccacgtgctgctgatgaaactctccaattggctggcaaaagtttattgttgttttgtgtcagttttacgtcgccacatccattcccatttttcatcattgttccacaatgtttatcatcatgaaattaatatctatatattttatactatactgcttaccgttttcatactttatatatcttagcatattcatacacactgttcatactgctcacaggctgatatctagtgtattcatgcactgtttattcatcattcaattcattctatatgttattctgtagattgtgtacattactttccacttcactgcttgttgcacctggttagaagctaaactgcatttcgttgtctcagtacctgtaatatgtgcaataacaataaagtttctctttaagttaaaccaaatcattaaaataaaatctattgtaatgtaatgatttggtttaaccttatttattgaatacatcatttaaaatggcaagattaaatcaaattacatccatgttgtacacatcataaagcttaaagtggcagctaaagaattaacacagcagcaggtctgttcaattcatgctcatgaagcttcatgtgtgcggatcatcatgtcattctccatacaatacatgtgggatttctattgcatccacttcatctgcaacgaaaaacaccaacgcaatttccgccattgcaaactcagccagtcaagccgactccgagtccgagctgtccgacttaagacgagctttttgacacctcccccggctgcgatcggctac
This region includes:
- the lhpp gene encoding phospholysine phosphohistidine inorganic pyrophosphate phosphatase, with translation MADTDWPGCGKSLKGVILDMCGVLYDSGEGGGVAITGSIEAVNKLKASDLELRFCTNETQLNREAFVDKLKRLGFDISVSEVFSPAPAAVAVLKERGFRPHLLVYDGLLPEFDSVDKTNPNCVVIGDAAEKFTYQNLNEAFRVLIGLEKPVLFSLGGGRYYKEGDGLALDVGAYMKALEYACDLKAEVVGKPSPTFFQSVLNDMGLQPHEALMIGDDLVNDVGGAQNCGMKGLQVRTGKYRSSDERHSTVTADGTVDDLAQAVDMILKQRH